In Brachypodium distachyon strain Bd21 chromosome 5, Brachypodium_distachyon_v3.0, whole genome shotgun sequence, the genomic window TGTACATACTAGATGTTTCTATTATTCACGATGGCAACAACTTGTAACACAGAAAAGGTCTGATGCATATTACTCTTCAGAATAATAAAAAAACGCATCAAGACGATCGCACGAGCCACGTATTCAGTGAGGCTCCACAATGAGCAAACAACGTCAAATAAAACGGAACTAACATCTCGGTCAAGCAATTGATAGCATGTCGATGCCGCCACAACATGTGCCCGCCTAATCCCATGTAATCCCACAAAATTCgtagttttgtgaaatttaagagtttttttttatggacgATTGAATCTGTACAGACAGATGGGGCCCGCGTCCCAGCCCATTCTTTTGTTCCTCTTCCCCGATCTCGCATCCCTCCTGCTCTATTCCCTCCCTCCTCATCCCGCGTCGGCTCGAAAGTCGAAACCCTAGGCCAACCACCCTCCTCTAGCATACAGACTCGAACGGAGATGTATGCGGACCAGATCTCCACCGGCCGCAAGCGCTCCGTCCACGAGCGCCTGGACGCCGACCTCCCCtccggccgtggcggcgcggacgccgccggccgggtCCGTCACGCCGTGTCCAAGAGGTCAGCTCAAGCTCCACTCCGACCTTTTCCGTCTATATCATTGCTAGGGATCCCTCCCCCGTCTTCCCTGTTGAACAGAGTTCTCCGCGTCCTCCCGAGTTGTGCCTAACATAGGCCCTTCGCGCGCGGATGGCGATGTTCTCCTATGCTCTAGCAGTCTGGATGCTCGATCTGTAACCTTAGCTCGGCGGTTATCTCTGTGCGCTCGTATGTGCTTAGGATTGACTGAAATTAGGGCGCAGTGTATATTAGGATGCTCCACTGAAGCGTGGTGCCTATAGATTAGCGATGATTGAGGTGCTGGAGAGTGGATATGAGCTTTGTGGCGCGTAATTTGTTTTACCATCTGAGTGATGGAAGTTGTGGTGTATAGCTTCGTTGATTTGACATAGTAAATAGCTAAATATCAAGGTCTGCATCAATGCTATGTCAGTGTATCCTGGGCATTGCAGCttagtttttttcttatgAATTTTGTTCTCGTCTTCGGACCTAGTTTGAATAAAGGGGTTGCTTTTATGGGTTTACCTGAGCATTTGTGATTCCATAATTTGGGCACGACAATATGGAGTTAGCTTGGGCCTTGATTGTTCATTTCCAGTTCCTGATCTCACCCACTTTGACAATTGTGCCATTTTTTCAAACTAACTGACATCTTTAGTTTGTAGTGAATATTGTAAGTAATTCTAGTCAATATGCCTATAGGAGCTAGAAGCTAATGGGATAACTTCGTAAATGCTGTGTTTTACCCAATGTAGCAGTAACAGAGTAATCTGTTGAACTCAGTTATGAACTGTTGGATATCAATCACCAATGCCTTGTTATGATTTTTCTAAAAGAATAGTTTGTTATTGCAAACAAAGGACTCTTAACATTTTAGTCTGGTAGGAGAATCAAGGATGAACACAATGTTAGTTCACTTCTTTTTCTCATGTAAAACTCATACTGGGTAGAAGTTTGCTGACATGAGGCATTATGTGTTTTAAGCCCACATTTTAAAAGAAGGGTGATGCTCTTTATTAGCATGACTATCGTCTATCATAAAGTTACCAGGGGATCTTTCTTGGTTTGATCACAGAATATTCTTGTGCTCTGTTAACCCACCCCACTAGACTGGCTAATTTCTGGAATATTGGTATTCTTGTCTTATACTCTTATCTGTAGGCAACGGCAAGCCGATGAAAAATGGAAGCATGATCTTTACCGGGAAGATGATAGATCAGCATCAAGTAATCTATTTGTTCATGTACCTTAGATGAAGTCAGGCAGGCTACCTTATTCTAGTCCCATTTAACTTTTATTTGTCTGCACATTGTCTTAAGAATCAATTGATCCACGGGATTTGCGATTCAAGCTTCAGAGGAAAAGCTCCCAGCAAGGGTTTGCTGGCCAAAAGGGTACTGGGGTACGTGATCTACGTGAGATGCTATCTGGAACAATGCACCCACAGCCATCAAACGCTGATCCTCGAAAGGCGAAACCTGTACCGGAGGTTGTGAAAGTCACAAGGCGTGAAACTGTCGACGAAAGGCCTGTACGCCAAAGTAAGAAAGTATCAAAACCATCTTCATCGAAGAAGGCTTCTCAGCCAAAGGTATGTATTATATTGGTAATAGATCCCACTACATAGTCGCCTGATTTCTCTGCTATCAACATGCACCTGATTCCACTTGCTCTGTTCTTCAGTTCTTGGTGATTAGCTTGAATCTTGAAGCATGTATTGCTGGAATCTGACATTATTTTTAATTGATGTACACTTGTCCAGCATAAAATTTGCAGGAACCCTTTTGAAAAATGTTGTGCTGTTATGCTATTTCATTTAGCTCACTATGTTTATCTACTCCAGACAGAACAGCATTAATATTTGATCTGGGTGATTTTTTTGGCTACATAGGATGCAGCCTTGatatattcatttttgtttgcGTTACTTTTAATCTCTTCCATTTACATTTCGTTTCCATTTTTCATTATAATATTTTTTCCTATTAAGTTTACTATGATAATTATTCTTCAGCATGTCCTCGGATGCTTTATGCTGATCTTGTACTTTAAACTCTGAGAGACCCCAATAGCATCTGCCGTGTTGGCATAGGTACTTCTATAGCTGGAAACTCATGGATGTGTCGTATCTCCTGTAAGCAAGATTTCGTGTAGGGGTGTGTAGTTGTGTACCCAAACTTATATGTATGGATAGTATGTTCAACAATTTTAGAGACAGCCAATTAGCCATAATATAAGCTTTTAAGGAAGGCTTTAGGATGCTTTAAAGTATGCATTTTGTTCTGCATAGGAGAAAGCAACAGTTACAGTAAATCATCTGTTGATGGACCGTGCTACTTTTCGATATGAAGAATTTGTAACGAGGGGCAGTTCAATTGTTCTGTTCGGAACCTTTTGTCCTACTAGTTAACCAACAGTGAGTTCAATTGTTTCGAAACCTTTTGTGAGTGTGGCATGCTGACCAGGTACTTTGGAATACAAAGTTATCTCCTCTAGTTGTCACCTGGCCACATATATATTGAAATTATTCAACTTTGGCTTGCGAAAAGTGTAGAATTGTTCTTGTAGATTCAGCCCTGTATATCGTATAACTGCCTTTGAATTTTACaacaaattttgattttgtcgTGTGTGGGTTAAGATGAGTGTTCTATGTGGAACATGTTGTAATTATGAAGGTTTCATATATCCTTAAATGCACATGATGAACTTAGTTAGTTGGAGAATGTGCGATATAATTTTGTTTAATTTACATTCCTGACTTGTTTTTTGCATTCTGAACCcacatatttatttttggaacACTTGTAGGCTGAAAGTCCACTTGACAGTTTTCTGAAATCACTTGGACTAGAGAAGTATTCTATTACCTTCCAGGCAGAGGAGGTTTGACTATTTCCCTAAATGTCTACATTGTTTTCTTGTATATGTGATTCACACTTGTTTTGTCTTATTAGGTTGACATGGCAGCCCTACGTCACATGTCTGAAAGTGATCTCAAGGCTTTGGGCATCCCGATGGTAGGTGCATTACATCATCTCACATCTTGAATTTTGTCAAAATCAGTTTTTTTTGGCTTCTCACATCCGTCCTATCAAGAGTAATTGATAATTGAAGATTGCGGTTCGGGATACTAGTTCTTTTTTTGGGGGGCAAGTTTTGCATAAACTTTAATCTCAGCTATTAAAACACATCCTTTTTTTATGAACTAAAACAAAACACATACTCACAAGTAGTTTTAACATGAGCTGGGATTATTCTAATGAGGAATTGGACTGCCTCTAAGAAAGGATATAGCTCAGACATGATTAACGTCATATCTTATGCAAAGTAACTATTTTCCAATTCTGCATTATTTTGTAATTTGATTTGAGGTGCAAAGTTGTAACTTAAGTCGGGTGTTCTTTCAGGGTCCTAGGAAGAAGATCACCCTTGCCTTGGAATCCAGAGCTTAGGCAATGACGACAGAGTATAATGTAGAAAAACAGGGAGATGTGGTAGGTTTTGCTCATTGAAGGTTCGGCTCCGGCATGTCTTGGAAAGGGTAGAGGCACAACAATGTGGGATCTTTTGTAATGCATGTTTGTGTCCGCATAAGCATGCATCAACCAGGTTTAGGTTGTTTATAACAACGTGGTGTGCTGGCTATGAAGGATGCTGCTGTAAGATTATTAGTCTGCTGTTATTTATTTGGTCAGCATGCTGGCCAGACCAGCTGATTAACTGATGGGCCGGGTGCGCTTGCTGTACACACTTGCTGCTGAAGCTATGCCAATACTCATTACTGTATACTTCTGTTACTTCTCCCATTTCATTGGTCGGATTCATTAGGGACTAGGCTCTTTTAGGATCATATTCCAGCGCCGCGTTCCTCATTGGGTTTTATATTTCTGTGTTCTCTGATCGGTTTCATGTTCAGGCCATTGTTTGGAATGTTGGGAGATTTTCCAACTGTTGTGAAATTCCAGCATGTCAATCTAGCCTCACAGTCTATATTAAGGCAATGATGCCTCCTTTTTATTAGTTATAATAAGTGGAGCTTGTTCTTCGAAGAGTTATGAAGAACAAAT contains:
- the LOC100828445 gene encoding ankyrin repeat and SAM domain-containing protein 6; this translates as MYADQISTGRKRSVHERLDADLPSGRGGADAAGRVRHAVSKRQRQADEKWKHDLYREDDRSASKSIDPRDLRFKLQRKSSQQGFAGQKGTGVRDLREMLSGTMHPQPSNADPRKAKPVPEVVKVTRRETVDERPVRQSKKVSKPSSSKKASQPKAESPLDSFLKSLGLEKYSITFQAEEVDMAALRHMSESDLKALGIPMGPRKKITLALESRA